TTACTGAATTAAGATTTGTGCGCTCAGTTTAGTTAAGTTCAATCTGAATGATCAGAAAGTGGACATAACGTGTCTATGCAGCAGGGAAAATGCTTGTAACTCGTAAAGTGTGTAAATTACTTACATCATGTTATGTATTCTAATTAGGGGAGAAGAGGGCGCGTTTGCCATTTTGGTTCTTTGACTCGACAAATATTTCTAGTCGTCTCACCAAATTTTTCTATTCGTTTTTCCCCAGTATACATACAATGCACAATAGGTCGGACtgtagttataatataactgaACTAGATTTACACTAGTTGTttgccgcgaacttagacctcgcgaacacaatttttttttacaactgtgaatatttcacaaacgatttaaccgattttgatgccccacgaacttacaaattctattggcagatcctacacaccttttacattttataaaaataagaccAACGGTTCGGAAGTTATCGCATTACAAACTAACAATTAATAGATTTACTTTTACAGCCATCTTTTCAGGACAAtagaaaagaaacaatattCAACGAATGTTTGGGAAGCTTGATAATTAGGATTATAAAAACCATAGGGATAAACCTGGAATGTAATCATGTAGCATGGTGGGCCAATATGGCTACAGTGGCTTTCGTGGTCTGTTTCTTCCTGCAAACCATAGAGTTAGTGACTGCGGAAAATAGTGCGCGACTGTTCGAATGCTTCAGCATTCTTAGCTTCTGCTCCATGGGGATgctaaaactatatttcttGCGGATTTACCGAAAAATATGGCTGCATATGTTAGCTCAAATGagaaaattagaaaaacatGTTGGTCACAACGAAATGCCTGAAGAAGAGTACGAGTCGGACGATGATACTCTTGATTTGacagtttttgttaaaaattatacacaacaATTTGAATCCACATCGACCTTACTATCGAAAATTTACAGGTCGACGGTAACAGGTTTCATAACATCTGTTTTTGTTGAGCATGCACTTCTCAAAGGAACTGATGGATGGCATATTTTGCCTTGTTGGAGTGGCTTCGATCATGTTCACGTAGCCATTTATATGGCAAcaattttaatggaatttaTTGCTTCTATTTACTGTGTGTCTGTGCATCTAGCCTTTGACCGATCTGCAGCTGGAGTGATGATCTTTGTGAAAGGCCAGTTTCTCTTACTACGCCGATATTGTGAGAATATTGCGGGTAAGGGgagaaaatgtaatattagcAATAATAGAGACAGGCGAGCTTTGTATCGCATTAAATATTGTCATCAAAGAACATTAATTCTAAACGAGTAAGTATCAGTGTTGAGTCAACAATGGCAATACCTATAGGGAAATTTTctgataaaacattttttatatttacagcaTTGTCGAAAAATTGggaaaattactaaaaaatgttatggggatatattatatacaagtCACTTTAACTATGTGCTCAGTAGCAATACGTTTGAAAATGGTaagaattacaataaatacacacaTTTATAGACACATAGTGTACGGCGGTACCTACGCCGTCACCAATTAATTTTGCGCATTGATGTCTGATGAAACGATTCCACTGAACCTCACACTGCAAAGAGCAGAGGCATGGTGGCacattagtttttaaaaaacgattgtactataaaatatatattttatgaaattacctacctacctagcCTGAATAaactacattatattatttattctaactGAAATTTGGCgctatcaaaataaaatatttaaaagggTTGTTCATGTTTCAGGAGGTGCTCAGCCTCACCGAACTGTTTTCCCTCGTGCAATACTTAGGAGCAACGCTTACTCAGCTGTTTCTGTTTTGCTACTTCGGAAGTGCTGTTAGTGATGCGGTATGTTCTTGCTGACGTTATtgctaatgaaaaaaatttcgaaaatcctactaatattataaatgtgaaagttatTAATTCGTGAAGATTTATGTgtctatgtatgtttgttactctttcacgcaaaatctactggacggattgttatgaaatttggtatgcgggtagaatatacttaacctggaataacacataaggtactttttattccgaaatggagcgaagccccggggcgctgctagttttatttaaataaagtataagtTCTTTTgtagttatattttcatacagCATGACATATCTATTGAAGAAGTACCTTcttctttagttttatttaaattaaactttctcCTTTTACTTAAATGTACATGTGTTATTTTTGTCGAGTTGACACGCTTAGAATAAGGTAGGTACATTCAGTTTCTAaaaaatttcttattaaaattttcacccTCGTGAGAGCCCCGCCAATTCCAGCAATTCTGTAAAATACGTGTACTTTCAGAGTACAATATCACTAGGCCAGGGTCCCACGGGTTCATCATACTGGTGTATCAGCCCACGGGTCCGTTGTCACCTGGCTCTGCTGGCCATTGGCACAGCTCAGCCTCGACGTCTGCGAGCTGGCCCTTTCTACTTTCTGGATCTCACATCGTTCACTATGGTAAACATGCAAACATAGACACAATGGCCATTTTTTCCAAACATTTTGAACCTTCCACATACAACACACAACATCATGAAATAACAAGTGCCCTGCTTTTCCTTGTTTCCTGTTCAAATGTACGAAATAAATTGGGTATACACAGGCAAACTTAATGTGGAACCCAGAAGTTACTGATGAttactatataaatttattgagcaaataaagatatatttaacaaagtaCAAGTAGATAAGGCGTGTGCCTGCTGCATGAATGCAGTGGCAGTACATGCCTGCTTTGTcgtttcataattttaattcgagTGTCATGAAAGTTGGTTaaatgtatttgaaaaaagaaatgactgtttcattaaattaacaattttaaaagtctAAGTACATACAGTATCTTTCACTTATCACGGTTCACAGCACTATAATACTGCTTTGACATATTTAGTTActagtatttacataatacttcTAATACTCCTTTTTTTTCacagtaaaagtaaaaaaatcgcCAATGCTCGGGAGCATTAGGCTACAGATACTTCCTAGGTGGCTCAAACCCCACCTAGTAAGTATCTGAGATCTTTCGACCGCAGTAGGCTccaaatacttaaataaatttacttcagctgagtaaattatacattttcattgcAGATTGTACGAGCTGCTTACAGTTGTTATGCCTGTTTAGGCAAGTGAAGTTTtagttaactttttaaatttaaattaaacttcagtagacttttacaaattatttatcacatGCTTAAAACTTCAATTTGGaaacattcaaataattaaaaaaacacaatttatttcccctagtgttttattttaaatcatttttcgGCTGTGTTTTTTCAGGATTAAGGATTATGGAAATGGAATCtctttcttaaattaatttagcagTTCATCAGAGTAACCTTAGAGGTGGAGGAGGGAGGGGGGTGCGGTCCCGCAGCCACGCGGATACTTTGTCATAGTGTGTTTTTTGCCACTGAACATTGTTCCGCACAGTCTCGAATGCGACTTTTCTCAATATTTCTCCAGGTCCCGCTTCTGGGTACTGCGCAACGAAATGTTccatctacaaaaaaaaaggctATAAGCACACGttgtacctactttttctctcatcttcgcgaaTTCCGAGTACATTGAGATACAAGACAGAAAGAAAGAGTAGAAAGTAGATctaaaaaatttgaagattcggctctAGTTTTACTACCTGTAGAAGTTAACCTtctgggaatgctgttgttataTCAACTGCCAAGGTTTTCTGCCCCTTAACTGTTTCATAATATGACATCTAAGGAAGGATTTATTGGTTAACTACCTTTTGTCCGGAGCTTCGCCCTcgtgattttcttttttccaaGAAAACGATGAAAGAAAAATCTCAATCTTTACCGCGTCTTCTACAGGAttggaaatttatttgattaagtAGAATTCGTATAGTTTCCCGTCTCTAGGTACCTACATGTCACATCCTGTTACTCGGATTGTGTTATGCGTGATGCTATTTAAGCCTAAAATTTCATGTGtcttatgttaaaaataacaaagttcaTGAAAGCATGTGTGATATGCGTGTATGTGTGACGTTTTCATCctaaatagaaacaaaaccatatattttttacctctTTTAACTGGGATTCCTTGTTGAAGCTGTGTGAAATGCTTGGGAAGAGTTTTGCAAGGTGTGGGTCATGCACCGAGAACCGTCCGACCAGTCGCGGCCAGTTTTTCTGGAGTTCGCTCCACACTAGATCGACGCCCGACGGGTTTTCAGCGATAAGTTGCAGTACATTCAGATAGTCCTGTCTTCGAATGTTGTTCTCATCCCAGCTGAGGGTTAAGTACCTggacattgtttattttttatataaatgcacTATGATCATTGctgttgatttttaaattgtgtgtaTACTTTAACGAATAAAGGaagaaaacttttttgtaGCATAATTAACTTACTTCTTCAGTATTTCAGTATCTCTGGGTGCCGCGAGCGCAGCGCGCAGCTTGGCCTGCTCCTGCGCATCCTCCTCGCGCTGGTAGATCTCCCACATCCTGTCCCACTCTTCCTGAGTGGCTGACTTCATTCCTGCACATTTACAAGCATAATAAATGAGTGTGTGCCTAGCAAACAGCAGTTCATGCATTGTATGCAGTGTTCCGATTTAAAGGTTGAGAACTCTAGCCCACAAAGTTGGAAATCTGGTGTTGCATCCGTTCATAGGCTGTGATGAACACTTACCATAACATGTCGATCGTATTGAAGTGACTATCTTATAATGAATCATTCTAAGAATAGACGAAGCCTCTCAAGTCAAATCTATGGGCGAGATGGCAGCATCTTCCACCGGAGCGATCAAGTTATAATGAATCACCCTCAGAATAGACGAAGCTTCTCAAGTCAGGCTCTACCGGCGAGGCGTCGGGGTCCTTCAGCCAGTCCTGCAGCAGAGACCGCACGTGTTCCACAGCATCCGGCACCAAACACCACGCCGCTAAATGGAGCACCGTCGTCCGAAGTAATCTAAACGAAATTGttggaaaatataattctaaCCATTGACAACTATAGAGgtagaaaaatacaaattccgTACAAGAAAACGTCTGCAGTACCTATATGAGTACTCCACGACATTAAGGATTTCGTTTCGCTCTTATTCCAGTGAGTtatggttaggttaggttaggtttaggACTTATTCGAAATATATTGTACCTAAATAAGTATACCACGTCCATTACGTGGTAtaggtagatagatagataataagtttatttgcatCAACTGAGACACGTACAAACAATTAAAAGTTGGAACATGTTAGATAGAGATACTTAAGGAACTATGGATCCtgtggttaagacgctcgctccgagatcgaaagatcccaggttcgaatctcaATCGTATCATATTTGACTAATCACCTCACCACTGACATCGGCGACCACCATctgcttccggtaaaggaaggaactttattgcataaagaAAACACTTAAAGACAATACATAAACAATGATATCAACGGCGGTGTTATCCCATGAAGGCACAAGTAGCATAAGATAAGCAAATTACATTTACGggtaatgtaagtatatacaacaaaatttCTCACCCATCGATAACACTCCTCGAGTTCTTCTCCCAGCTTTGCGAATCATACAATGGCTTTAtcaatttttgtatatgtacCTAAAAAGGCATatcaatttacaataatacctAGTTGAAATTTTGGTCTACTACCTACGGTTTTTTAGTCTACAAATTGTACATCGTAAACCGAAATGAGATTGTATACCAAGGCCCGAGACAGAGTCGCGAGGACTGCGAACACACGAGTTGTGACTGTGAATCGTACTTAGTTTTTCTTTGCTgtttgtaggtacctatacagCGAGGTTCACGTTTGCAATGATTTCCCAAACCGGGCTGGTACATCGAAGAGTTAGGTTATTTGAACTGATTCTTCAGCGTTATtaatgtacagtcgaccgcatgtcaagttaccctaccTACGTGAAACTTTATGCTGTAATAGGGGAAAATTCCCAATTGATACTGTTGACTGTAGTActaaccttttttattatttattattaaatgtattctaCATACCATCAGCTGCTCATAAGCATCGGTGTTGAGTAGTTTCACAGCAAATTCAGAGAAGACATCTGCGGCGACTAACCACGGGACGTAATCCTGTTCCTGAGGCAGGTAGCAGGTGAGGTCCAGGGCCAGCTCGTAGGGCACCACGCGCGCCTCTGCGAGGGCGAAAACTTCGTTTAGTAAATGCGCTCGATCCGATATTGTGAGCTGAAATACAAcgttttaaagtaaatttcatgtacttacctactttgaGAAGAATTTCTAGACTAGAATTTCCATACAAGTTTTGATATAAATCCCAATTGCTTTTTGCTGATACagtcaacaaaataaatttggtatttaggtcacataaatgtatttaaaatttgtgtaataaGGAAACTGCAGCTGAATGgcatttttcttataaaaaattactgtagGTATCTAAATAGATCATTTTGAGagcatatatttgtttatactcACTCAACATTCTGCGACACTGTTACCATTCATTAAGTCCACATATAGATTATGGCCTGGCGAACCtggatacctacctaccttaaTATTTGATTAGGTAAATGTTGACAGTAcctatttactaaaaatatataaaacacgtCAGAAACGAAAGGCTTATAAACATACCTTACTGAGCGTTTTCTCCTTAAGTTGTTCAATCAGGTCTCGCCACATATCTTCCGGATAGGTAACACGGTAAAAGCCCACTTGGTTGTTGTTAATTTTCAGCCAATTCTCATTTTCCTTTAATTTTAGAGTCACTagaaacaaaaagtaagtatcaattttttctttcattacgtatttttttatgtaagtaggtCCACCCAAAATGTTTATCAAATGTCAATCATTCAGTGAGTGAGTGATGCAAGATAGAAGTAGAGACAATGAACTCTAAAAGCTTTCTTCTAAACCGCAGCTACACTTAACTAATCACATACTCGATTCCGGAACGCAAACTATATATCAcacataaattatgtttgtttgaactacttgtcacaaaataattttcattacctTTATTTTCTTGGTCCGAGAaccaaattgtttttttacatgGCCCTCTATTTGTCGTGTAAGTTATTGGTATATACCAGCGATACCTacggtaaaaaaatgttcagatatagctaacaaaatataactttcttaaatacttttcaatatttatagtcaaAGGTAACGAAAACCTCTAGCTAAATAAAtcgagataaataaattgtatgtttatatcaTATTACTAATGGTTTCTCCAATTCTTCATCTCCTTTTCGAGTAGAAATAGTAGACTTATTATAAAGTAGCCACAGCGTTTGACTTGCCATTGGCTTAATTAAGgtcttttatttatgttcattaattgacatgtaaatttaagacattaaaaaattatgagaaaaataaataaacttacttataCTTTGAATCGTTATCGTACCGAGCGTCGGGGTTGAGTAAGAAACGCGACTGTGTGATGGTGTAAGTGTGAGGTTGTTTGCACTTCGTCACGGTGAGGAGAGGGTAGCCCATTTGGCAAGTCCACGTGGCCATTATATACCTATGAACAAAATGAGCCTACACTACCTtacctaaaaaaaacataattatttgataGAATATTTACTTGAGGTCAAGATTGGGGTTATAGATTTTGAAGATGGGCTCCATAGACGTAAAGAAGTCTCCAGTGACCGTGTTTCCATACATATACTTCTTCAAGTAGTCCGAGACGCCTCGACGGAAACACTCCTGGCCGACGAAACCTTCCAACATCCGTAGCACCGCAGCGCCCTTAAATGTTTATCATTGATTAACAAGTAAAATTGACTATTTAGGTATCCAGGTGGTAAAtctattactatatatatatatatatatacaaggtGTTTGGTCAATGGTATATAAAGCTGTGACAAGCCCATACCCCGAGGGTCATATAAGTTGTAtggtgatgaaaaaaaaaattatatcttgtaatatttttttccatacaaaaataaaaaacaatatttatttttctttagtgACATCCCTAATTCTATAAAAGGATAGCAATACATGGTGTATTGCCTTTCTACTTGACACCACCCGCAAAGCGTCCGTTAAAACTCCTTTTAAGTTCTAGTCTCCTTGTACAATTCAAACTTGTGTCacaaaatgtttcaaaaaataccaaattttcCTTTGAATACGCCGCCTTTGATGACGCTGCGCACACGAGCGCTCTCGCTCCCCCGATATCGGCAGACGACGCGACCGACACTACTACACACTTTTTACTGAACACTTTCAATAGGTACTAATCTTCGACACATTCGTcctagataataataaatcacaacACTTGAATATGTCGCCTTTCATGAGGCCATGACACGTCGGCGTTTCTCAATCGACTGATGAACGAACTGAAATGTCTGTCCGCCTAGTACCTATTTAGAGTTCCTTGCACTAGATGTGAAAGAACTAGATTGGTGTGTTTCTTTCCCAGCCGCGACAGAGCCGAGGGTCACGtgcctactttttcttctactCTTCGCACTCTATGTTGTAAGACCATCATTGCTAAAACCGCTTTTCGagattacttaaaaaaatgcagCATCGTGTGAACAAGTAAtagtaagaaaattaaataaataaagtattaataaCATACCATACATCGCGATACTTaagatttacttttaaattattaacataaataatgatttatttcattaattgaaAAACGTAAACAACAAACTACAAAGATTTCAcatgaaacttttttataagtaggtaataataaatcatacagaaCCATGAAATCGACACTGAAAATAATAGGCAATATTTCATtccatccatctctttctATCCTATTTCTTTCACATTCACACAAGTGCACACGATATTTTAAAGATCAGATATATTCCCTAAattgtacctaaatatattcccTAAATTGTACCaaattgtttactttataataattttaaaagttgaatTGCTTCAATTGtcaataagataaaatttcttattattgcTTTTACTTACGTTTCCACTAGAGACAGTTCCGTAAAAGCGATCTTGAatctatttcataattaataagttAATATTGTCCTCTCAGAGACTCAAAGATCTTAGGCATAAAAGCtatgttttgaattttcataatcataatttgcACCAATCCTGGTACTGAGGTCAATGAACAATAAGTTGTATAGAATGAAATCAGCTGCTCCAGGGTTGGCACTGCACAAATTTTACCGTAATCTAAAATCCTAATTAACTCCCTATTGTGACGTTTTttccacataaaaatatttttctgagaaTGTGGATACGATACCCTATCTACCATTTTCGGCTTTATATACCATTGACCAAACACCTTGTATATAGAATGTACCATTCTTTTTTCAATCATTTGATTACACTAAACGTACAAATACCTTGACGACTTATGTCGATTTAATAACaagtaaaatacttacttttacaTAAGATATGGGGTCAAACATGGCGACTATATCATCGGGCGAGTTAACCTTTTGCTGGATTGGATGGCTGGACAGACCCGCATCTCTCTTGAGCACTTCGTGTAAGCGGAAGAGGAACTGGTCCGGCTGTCATCAATATGATAATTCATTGAAAGCTACTCAGTTTAATCAGACTTCCTTGATGGTTTATGGCTAAAAATACCCTAGATGATTTGGatttaatgttttctttcgCTTGAAGTAAATGGtggtttatgaaatattataaggtGATGTGTACATGTTATGTATATACTGTAGCATACGGCAAAGTTACGTGCCCAATCCTAGCACGTAACTGTACATCACTAACACATTACTGATTCCCCACCGAATTGAACGTCGGTGCGCCACGCCAATCTATCGCAAGCAAGCATGAGCGCTGATCATCGCTACGACGGCTTATATCACAGTAATGCGGAGGGAGTAACGTGATATAGGCATATATACTACACCACACTTCACATACCATTGACCAGGTAGGCTCGACAGCATTCAAAGATAATGTTTGCATGTAAGTCGCAAATCCTTCGTTCAACCAAAGGTCATCCCACCATTTCATTGTCACTGAaagagttaaaaataataacaaataaaataggtataactggtataacataaataagtgGGTAATTTCGATTCAAAAGGCAACATCTGTCGCCACGTGTACCTAAGCTTATATTTAACCCAGctaagttttaaatttcatcatataCATAGAAAGTAGTAGAGTTGTCCATCGGGTTCGGAATTGAATAGCGCCCGTGTCAATTGTGGCTTTATTAGCGGTAATTTTTGGAGGTCTAAATTGTACTATGTTACCCAAGTTTCCAAACCACATGTGTGCCAACTCATGAGTGACAACATTTGCTACTGTTATCTTATCCGTGGATGAAGCTGTAGCCTCATCCATCAGCAAAGTTACGTCCCTATACGTAACAAGACCCCAGTGTTCCATCGCTCCTGGTTGAAAGTCGGGAATTGCTATCatatctgaaaaaataatgtcagtaaatataataaaacgaaTAAGAGCGAATGAAGATTACTTgtctaatataatatcaaaagtTATTGTATGTCCTGTCCTCTGTACccattcttttatttatatctgtacctatatttggaatacatggaaaaaaaataacgtcTTACCCAATTTGGGAAGCGGAAATGGCACttcgtaatatttaatgtaaaattccATTACTCTTCTCCCAACTTCTAGAGCAAAATCTATCTCATTAGTCTTGCCTTTTTGGGCAAAGGCTCGCAGAGTGAAGTTTTTGCCAATGTCACCTGGCTCCACTTCTGTTTGTTTGTGATCAAAATCACATATAACAAATGCAGCAAAGTAAGTCGCCATAGGCACACTATGTGCAAACGTTACAATGTCCGTGTCCGATTCTTCATCACTTGCTCTGGATATctcctaaaaacaaaaagtaacgCTTTGTTTTTGCTTTTGGATATGAGACGAAGCTTTGTTTGGTGTATAGGTACTATGTTCGAGAATCATCGGATAACTGGAATTAGGAGATCTCTAAATTATACCTTCCTACAAAGAGTACAAAAACTTCgagtaaaagaaaaacagcATTTGAATTACTTCAACTGTACCACGGACTCGCGAACCTGTCACCACTATGTGAACCATATCAtgataatacttaatttttggCGTGCGGTCCGGCTCTTGAATAGGACCAAATCTTTATCTGTTGTACACATACTAATATCttcgaaagtctgtctgttactgggacaattttgatgaaatttggaatagataggTAGGTCACACATGGGCTACCGGGGGAGAAGCTACGggtttatatataatgtctATTTATCAGTTACTTTAAATCAATACATGACATAGTTTACCTTAAAAGTGATCTTACATTCATATTAGAGAGTGCCACATATGATTTAGGTACGGTGAGAGTTATATCAAAAGTCGCTTTAAAATCTGGCTCATCAAAACAGGGAAATGCTTCACGTGCATTTGTTGGCTCGAACAGACTGGCAATCATCATTCTGAAAGAAATTATGTAGAATTAGCACAAATTCTACTAACATAAACTTGACAGTAAATGATATTGGACAAATGTCCTAACAACAAGTTTGGGTGGACGTTGTCTATATACAGTCAGTTTATAGTAGCGGAAATACACGTGCCAGGTAGCTTGCTCACTTGCatacatatgaaatttataaatacctgTCCCATGCATCGTGTTTTGACTGTCGTTCTAAATTGGCACGCCAATGTTTATTACTTCTACGCCGGGCGCTGGCTTGAATACTTTCATTGGTATTGCTGTCTTGATAAAATTCTTGAGCGCTATATTCACCACCATATTGTACATATTCTTGTGCattgacttgaaaattttcttGAGCGACATCTATTGCGATGCCTTGATCGCTATCTTGAGCATAATTTTCCACGCTTTCATAAGCGCTGCTTTGAGTATCGTCTTCAATGCTTTCTTGCTCATATTTTTGACCACTGTCTTGCCCTCTAAATTCAGGGCTGTTTCTGACTAAAGCAGGCGTGATGTTATTCAAGCGATCATTTTTGTATTCAGTGTCTGGTACACTATCTAGCTGCCAGTGCTGAGTATTCCTGTCTTCCGCTCTATATTCAGCACTGTTTTGCGCGTCTTGCGCAACACCACGCGTGATTCCTACATCGCTATCCTCTGCACTATCTTGACTATCTTGCTGTTTGTTCTCAGTGCTGTTTTGGGCAAAACTAAGCGTGGTTCCAGGCATGTGAGCAATGTCTCGAGTATTATTATGATCACTTACTTGCTGTATATCAATTTGAGCATTATCACGAACGCTATCATGATCACTTACCTGATGTGTTGTATCTTGAGCATAACCATgataattttcttgaggatTCTCTTGTCTAGTACTACGTGTATGGCCATATCTTGGCGTGTTATGGGAACTGGCATTTGCACTATGTTCCTTAATACCACGTGTGCTGCGAATGTCACGATATTTGCCTTGCACGGTTTCCGGTCTGGTCCGAATATTTCTGAAAGATTTAGAATAATTCTACCTGCAGTGTGTCGTAAATATTATGGTTGACTTTTTGTTAAGTAAGCATTTAATGTGTTGGAAGATAATGGGAGAGATTGAAGAGGACTGAAGTGATAAGAATTGGGTAATTTATGCATCAATGAACAGCTCATCGACATAAATTCAACTCATTTTCTTGAACACtcatttttaaagtataaaacGGCAAATGTTATAGATagcaagaaaataatatatatcatactTTTTGTTACTGAATGTGCTCGCGTATAGTCCAACCAGGCCACTTAGATT
This genomic stretch from Plodia interpunctella isolate USDA-ARS_2022_Savannah chromosome 16, ilPloInte3.2, whole genome shotgun sequence harbors:
- the LOC128676822 gene encoding uncharacterized protein LOC128676822 isoform X2; the encoded protein is MATVAFVVCFFLQTIELVTAENSARLFECFSILSFCSMGMLKLYFLRIYRKIWLHMLAQMRKLEKHVGHNEMPEEEYESDDDTLDLTVFVKNYTQQFESTSTLLSKIYRSTVTGFITSVFVEHALLKGTDGWHILPCWSGFDHVHVAIYMATILMEFIASIYCVSVHLAFDRSAAGVMIFVKGQFLLLRRYCENIAGKGRKCNISNNRDRRALYRIKYCHQRTLILNDIVEKLGKLLKNVMGIYYIQVTLTMCSVAIRLKMEVLSLTELFSLVQYLGATLTQLFLFCYFGSAVSDASTISLGQGPTGSSYWCISPRVRCHLALLAIGTAQPRRLRAGPFYFLDLTSFTMIVRAAYSCYACLGK
- the LOC128676822 gene encoding uncharacterized protein LOC128676822 isoform X1, translated to MLVTRKPSFQDNRKETIFNECLGSLIIRIIKTIGINLECNHVAWWANMATVAFVVCFFLQTIELVTAENSARLFECFSILSFCSMGMLKLYFLRIYRKIWLHMLAQMRKLEKHVGHNEMPEEEYESDDDTLDLTVFVKNYTQQFESTSTLLSKIYRSTVTGFITSVFVEHALLKGTDGWHILPCWSGFDHVHVAIYMATILMEFIASIYCVSVHLAFDRSAAGVMIFVKGQFLLLRRYCENIAGKGRKCNISNNRDRRALYRIKYCHQRTLILNDIVEKLGKLLKNVMGIYYIQVTLTMCSVAIRLKMEVLSLTELFSLVQYLGATLTQLFLFCYFGSAVSDASTISLGQGPTGSSYWCISPRVRCHLALLAIGTAQPRRLRAGPFYFLDLTSFTMIVRAAYSCYACLGK